A genomic segment from Maniola jurtina chromosome 9, ilManJurt1.1, whole genome shotgun sequence encodes:
- the LOC123868172 gene encoding mismatch repair endonuclease PMS2 isoform X1: MVDANDLSNVEISSIRPINNDSVHRICSGQVVLSLAVAVKELVENSLDAGATNIDIRFKNYGLDLIEVSDNGSGVTEDNFAGLTLKYHTSKLNDYEDLLGVSSFGFRGEALSSLCSMANLTITTRHHSSQFATKIEYDHKGNITSKKPCSRQVGTTVALTNLFCSLPVRQKEFHKNAKREFNKMTNLLYAYCLISTGVKITCSNQTSSNSKSVVVATQGSSSYKDNIACIFGIKQLQSILEIKTETASNIKDNILSGLSGEVKANDESVKIEDVEIDLSEDSNDADNNINNSQESITSSQKSQGYKNVPEPVKLTGFISSCAHGSGRSSTDRQFFYVNSRPCEPTKVIKLINEVYRQYNPNQYPFVFLNVNVDRISVDVNVTPDKRKLFLTKEKAVLDALKHSLFKMFESIPRTLRVEPSVSTTQTTSQKVEPELSQPRIFQSFIRQFSNKSDTFVNNQTENSDKSELKRKSTANLDSFIANKKSYTSKIDEVLSGPEIKADNNDLESEFNFTKSNKNCDIEMIKEIDSVKLAKKEDITQRDILYLENTDEMPNTQIRNISDVVFEQSHTIRCKLKDIQLKTPKPKIKQVVTDKEELGQNNRKTVNLKTSLEHVKALVDIYSKRRNKSQPDRIKFRSAINPVFNKKCEEELSREIRKDSFKKMTVVGQFNLGFIITRLDDDLFIIDQHATDEIYNFETLQKTTELTNQKLVIPQQLELTGVNEQILMDNLEIFKKNGFTFKIDEHAPPTKRVKLLTIPMSKNWMFGKEDIEELLFMLRENQSEYCRPSRVRAMFASRACRKSVMIGTALSRADMRVLIDHMAEIDKPWNCPHGRPTIRHLVNLAMVQTSEST; the protein is encoded by the exons ATGGTCGATGCGAACGATTTAAGCAACGTTGAAATTAGTTCTATCAGACCTATCAACAATGATTCAGTGCACAGAATTTGCTCTGGTCAA GTAGTTCTCAGTTTAGCAGTAGCAGTCAAGGAACTTGTGGAAAACTCTCTTGATGCCGGTGCCACTAATATTGATATAAGGTTCAAAAATTATGGCCTTGACTTGATAGAGGTATCTGACAATGGATCAGGAGTAACAGAAGACAATTTTGCTGGTTTAA CATTAAAGTATCACACATCAAAGTTAAATGACTATGAAGATTTGCTTGGAGTATCTAGCTTTGGCTTCCGAGGGGAAGCTTTAAGCTCCCTGTGCTCTATGGCTAACCTTACAATTACCACCAGGCATCATAGCAGTCAGTTTG CAACAAAAATTGAATACGACCACAAAGGCAATATCACAAGTAAAAAACCATGTTCAAGACAAGTTGGAACAACTGTAGCACTGACTAATCTGTTTTGCTCCCTTCCAGTAAGACAAAAGGAGTTTCATAAAAATGCTAAGAGGGAGTTCAATAAAATGACCAATTTATTATATGCATATTGCTTAATATCTACTGgtgtaaa AATAACATGTAGCAATCAAACAAGTTCCAATTCTAAATCTGTAGTAGTTGCAACACAAGGTTCATCTTCATACAAAGATAATATTGCTTGTATTTTTGGTATTAAACAGTTACAAAGTATCCTTGAAATTAAAACAGAAACTGCATCAAATATTAAGGACAATATACTTAGTGGTCTATCAGGAGAAGTAAAGGCGAATGATGAATCAGTGAAAATAGAAGATGTCGAAATTGATTTATCTGAAGACTCCAATGAtgcagataataatattaataactcaCAAGAATCTATAACGAGTTCACAAAAATCACAAGGCTACAAAAACGTGCCGGAGCCTGTTAAGCTTACAGGATTTATTTCTTCATGTGCTCATGGCAGTGGTAGATCCAGCACTGACAGACAATTCTTTTATGTCAATTCTAGGCCCTGTGAACCAACTAAAGTCATAAAATTGATTAACGAAGTCTATAGGCAATATAATCCTAATCAATATCCATTTGTGTTTTTGAATGTCAATGTAGACAGAATTTCTGTAGATGTAAATGTTACTCCTGATAAGCGAAAGTTATTTCTAACTAAAGAAAAAGCTGTATTGGATGCACTTAAACATTCCTTGTTCAAAATGTTTGAAAGTATACCAAGAACATTAAGAGTTGAACCATCTGTTAGTACTACACAAACTACTAGTCAAAAAGTTGAACCTGAGCTGAGTCAACCCAGGATTTTTCAGTCATTTATAAGACAATTCAGTAACAAATCAGACACATTTGTAAATAATCAGACTGAAAATTCTGATAAATCAGAATTAAAGCGCAAATCTACAGCAAATTTAGATAGCTTTATagctaataaaaaaagttatacaTCTAAAATTGATGAAGTTCTTTCAGGACCTGAGATTAAGGCCGATAATAATGATTTGGAATCTGAATTCAATTTTACGAAATCTAATAAAAATTGTGATATCGAAATGATAAAGGAAATTGATAGTGTTAAGTTAGCTAAAAAAGAAGACATTACACAAAGAGATATACTGTATTTGGAGAATACAGATGAAATGCCAAACACTCAAATAAGAAATATATCTGATGTAGTGTTTGAACAATCACACACTATACGATGTAAACTCAAAGACATACAGTTAAAAACACCAAAACCAAAAATAAAGCAAGTTGTGACTGACAAAGAAGAATTAGGGCAAAATAATCGAAAGACTGTAAATTTGAAAACATCTTTAGAACATGTGAAAGCTTTAGTGGATATTTATAGTAAGAGAAGGAATAAATCACAACCAGATAGGATAAAGTTTAGGTCTGCAATAAATCCTGTATTTAATAAGAAATGTGAGGAAGAATTGAGCAGAGAAATCCGTAAAGATTCTTTTAAAAAGATGACAGTTGTTGGtcaatttaatttaggttttataattaCGCGTTTAGACGATGATCTTTTTATAATCGATCAACATGCTACAGACGAAATTTATAACTTTGAAACTTTGCAAAAAACAACTGAattaacaaatcaaaaacttgtAAT TCCACAGCAACTAGAGCTTACAGGTGTCAATGAGCAAATATTAATGGATAAccttgaaattttcaaaaagaatGGGTTCACTTTTAAAATAGATGAACACGCGCCACCCACTAAAAGAGTGAAACTTCTGACAATACCTATGTCTAAAAATTGGATGTTCGGAAAAGAAGACATAGAAGAACTACTTTTTATGTTAAGG GAAAATCAGTCTGAGTACTGCAGGCCAAGCAGAGTGAGAGCAATGTTTGCATCAAGAGCATGCAGGAAATCTGTGATGATAGGAACAGCTCTCAGTAGGGCAGATATGCGGGTCCTGATTGATCATATGGCAGAAATTGACAAACCATGG AACTGCCCTCATGGAAGACCTACAATACGACATCTTGTCAATTTGGCCATGGTTCAAACTAGTGAATCTACCTAA
- the LOC123868172 gene encoding mismatch repair endonuclease PMS2 isoform X2 yields MVDANDLSNVEISSIRPINNDSVHRICSGQVVLSLAVAVKELVENSLDAGATNIDIRFKNYGLDLIEVSDNGSGVTEDNFAGLTLKYHTSKLNDYEDLLGVSSFGFRGEALSSLCSMANLTITTRHHSSQFATKIEYDHKGNITIRQKEFHKNAKREFNKMTNLLYAYCLISTGVKITCSNQTSSNSKSVVVATQGSSSYKDNIACIFGIKQLQSILEIKTETASNIKDNILSGLSGEVKANDESVKIEDVEIDLSEDSNDADNNINNSQESITSSQKSQGYKNVPEPVKLTGFISSCAHGSGRSSTDRQFFYVNSRPCEPTKVIKLINEVYRQYNPNQYPFVFLNVNVDRISVDVNVTPDKRKLFLTKEKAVLDALKHSLFKMFESIPRTLRVEPSVSTTQTTSQKVEPELSQPRIFQSFIRQFSNKSDTFVNNQTENSDKSELKRKSTANLDSFIANKKSYTSKIDEVLSGPEIKADNNDLESEFNFTKSNKNCDIEMIKEIDSVKLAKKEDITQRDILYLENTDEMPNTQIRNISDVVFEQSHTIRCKLKDIQLKTPKPKIKQVVTDKEELGQNNRKTVNLKTSLEHVKALVDIYSKRRNKSQPDRIKFRSAINPVFNKKCEEELSREIRKDSFKKMTVVGQFNLGFIITRLDDDLFIIDQHATDEIYNFETLQKTTELTNQKLVIPQQLELTGVNEQILMDNLEIFKKNGFTFKIDEHAPPTKRVKLLTIPMSKNWMFGKEDIEELLFMLRENQSEYCRPSRVRAMFASRACRKSVMIGTALSRADMRVLIDHMAEIDKPWNCPHGRPTIRHLVNLAMVQTSEST; encoded by the exons ATGGTCGATGCGAACGATTTAAGCAACGTTGAAATTAGTTCTATCAGACCTATCAACAATGATTCAGTGCACAGAATTTGCTCTGGTCAA GTAGTTCTCAGTTTAGCAGTAGCAGTCAAGGAACTTGTGGAAAACTCTCTTGATGCCGGTGCCACTAATATTGATATAAGGTTCAAAAATTATGGCCTTGACTTGATAGAGGTATCTGACAATGGATCAGGAGTAACAGAAGACAATTTTGCTGGTTTAA CATTAAAGTATCACACATCAAAGTTAAATGACTATGAAGATTTGCTTGGAGTATCTAGCTTTGGCTTCCGAGGGGAAGCTTTAAGCTCCCTGTGCTCTATGGCTAACCTTACAATTACCACCAGGCATCATAGCAGTCAGTTTG CAACAAAAATTGAATACGACCACAAAGGCAATATCACAA TAAGACAAAAGGAGTTTCATAAAAATGCTAAGAGGGAGTTCAATAAAATGACCAATTTATTATATGCATATTGCTTAATATCTACTGgtgtaaa AATAACATGTAGCAATCAAACAAGTTCCAATTCTAAATCTGTAGTAGTTGCAACACAAGGTTCATCTTCATACAAAGATAATATTGCTTGTATTTTTGGTATTAAACAGTTACAAAGTATCCTTGAAATTAAAACAGAAACTGCATCAAATATTAAGGACAATATACTTAGTGGTCTATCAGGAGAAGTAAAGGCGAATGATGAATCAGTGAAAATAGAAGATGTCGAAATTGATTTATCTGAAGACTCCAATGAtgcagataataatattaataactcaCAAGAATCTATAACGAGTTCACAAAAATCACAAGGCTACAAAAACGTGCCGGAGCCTGTTAAGCTTACAGGATTTATTTCTTCATGTGCTCATGGCAGTGGTAGATCCAGCACTGACAGACAATTCTTTTATGTCAATTCTAGGCCCTGTGAACCAACTAAAGTCATAAAATTGATTAACGAAGTCTATAGGCAATATAATCCTAATCAATATCCATTTGTGTTTTTGAATGTCAATGTAGACAGAATTTCTGTAGATGTAAATGTTACTCCTGATAAGCGAAAGTTATTTCTAACTAAAGAAAAAGCTGTATTGGATGCACTTAAACATTCCTTGTTCAAAATGTTTGAAAGTATACCAAGAACATTAAGAGTTGAACCATCTGTTAGTACTACACAAACTACTAGTCAAAAAGTTGAACCTGAGCTGAGTCAACCCAGGATTTTTCAGTCATTTATAAGACAATTCAGTAACAAATCAGACACATTTGTAAATAATCAGACTGAAAATTCTGATAAATCAGAATTAAAGCGCAAATCTACAGCAAATTTAGATAGCTTTATagctaataaaaaaagttatacaTCTAAAATTGATGAAGTTCTTTCAGGACCTGAGATTAAGGCCGATAATAATGATTTGGAATCTGAATTCAATTTTACGAAATCTAATAAAAATTGTGATATCGAAATGATAAAGGAAATTGATAGTGTTAAGTTAGCTAAAAAAGAAGACATTACACAAAGAGATATACTGTATTTGGAGAATACAGATGAAATGCCAAACACTCAAATAAGAAATATATCTGATGTAGTGTTTGAACAATCACACACTATACGATGTAAACTCAAAGACATACAGTTAAAAACACCAAAACCAAAAATAAAGCAAGTTGTGACTGACAAAGAAGAATTAGGGCAAAATAATCGAAAGACTGTAAATTTGAAAACATCTTTAGAACATGTGAAAGCTTTAGTGGATATTTATAGTAAGAGAAGGAATAAATCACAACCAGATAGGATAAAGTTTAGGTCTGCAATAAATCCTGTATTTAATAAGAAATGTGAGGAAGAATTGAGCAGAGAAATCCGTAAAGATTCTTTTAAAAAGATGACAGTTGTTGGtcaatttaatttaggttttataattaCGCGTTTAGACGATGATCTTTTTATAATCGATCAACATGCTACAGACGAAATTTATAACTTTGAAACTTTGCAAAAAACAACTGAattaacaaatcaaaaacttgtAAT TCCACAGCAACTAGAGCTTACAGGTGTCAATGAGCAAATATTAATGGATAAccttgaaattttcaaaaagaatGGGTTCACTTTTAAAATAGATGAACACGCGCCACCCACTAAAAGAGTGAAACTTCTGACAATACCTATGTCTAAAAATTGGATGTTCGGAAAAGAAGACATAGAAGAACTACTTTTTATGTTAAGG GAAAATCAGTCTGAGTACTGCAGGCCAAGCAGAGTGAGAGCAATGTTTGCATCAAGAGCATGCAGGAAATCTGTGATGATAGGAACAGCTCTCAGTAGGGCAGATATGCGGGTCCTGATTGATCATATGGCAGAAATTGACAAACCATGG AACTGCCCTCATGGAAGACCTACAATACGACATCTTGTCAATTTGGCCATGGTTCAAACTAGTGAATCTACCTAA
- the LOC123868172 gene encoding mismatch repair endonuclease PMS2 isoform X3, whose translation MANLTITTRHHSSQFATKIEYDHKGNITSKKPCSRQVGTTVALTNLFCSLPVRQKEFHKNAKREFNKMTNLLYAYCLISTGVKITCSNQTSSNSKSVVVATQGSSSYKDNIACIFGIKQLQSILEIKTETASNIKDNILSGLSGEVKANDESVKIEDVEIDLSEDSNDADNNINNSQESITSSQKSQGYKNVPEPVKLTGFISSCAHGSGRSSTDRQFFYVNSRPCEPTKVIKLINEVYRQYNPNQYPFVFLNVNVDRISVDVNVTPDKRKLFLTKEKAVLDALKHSLFKMFESIPRTLRVEPSVSTTQTTSQKVEPELSQPRIFQSFIRQFSNKSDTFVNNQTENSDKSELKRKSTANLDSFIANKKSYTSKIDEVLSGPEIKADNNDLESEFNFTKSNKNCDIEMIKEIDSVKLAKKEDITQRDILYLENTDEMPNTQIRNISDVVFEQSHTIRCKLKDIQLKTPKPKIKQVVTDKEELGQNNRKTVNLKTSLEHVKALVDIYSKRRNKSQPDRIKFRSAINPVFNKKCEEELSREIRKDSFKKMTVVGQFNLGFIITRLDDDLFIIDQHATDEIYNFETLQKTTELTNQKLVIPQQLELTGVNEQILMDNLEIFKKNGFTFKIDEHAPPTKRVKLLTIPMSKNWMFGKEDIEELLFMLRENQSEYCRPSRVRAMFASRACRKSVMIGTALSRADMRVLIDHMAEIDKPWNCPHGRPTIRHLVNLAMVQTSEST comes from the exons ATGGCTAACCTTACAATTACCACCAGGCATCATAGCAGTCAGTTTG CAACAAAAATTGAATACGACCACAAAGGCAATATCACAAGTAAAAAACCATGTTCAAGACAAGTTGGAACAACTGTAGCACTGACTAATCTGTTTTGCTCCCTTCCAGTAAGACAAAAGGAGTTTCATAAAAATGCTAAGAGGGAGTTCAATAAAATGACCAATTTATTATATGCATATTGCTTAATATCTACTGgtgtaaa AATAACATGTAGCAATCAAACAAGTTCCAATTCTAAATCTGTAGTAGTTGCAACACAAGGTTCATCTTCATACAAAGATAATATTGCTTGTATTTTTGGTATTAAACAGTTACAAAGTATCCTTGAAATTAAAACAGAAACTGCATCAAATATTAAGGACAATATACTTAGTGGTCTATCAGGAGAAGTAAAGGCGAATGATGAATCAGTGAAAATAGAAGATGTCGAAATTGATTTATCTGAAGACTCCAATGAtgcagataataatattaataactcaCAAGAATCTATAACGAGTTCACAAAAATCACAAGGCTACAAAAACGTGCCGGAGCCTGTTAAGCTTACAGGATTTATTTCTTCATGTGCTCATGGCAGTGGTAGATCCAGCACTGACAGACAATTCTTTTATGTCAATTCTAGGCCCTGTGAACCAACTAAAGTCATAAAATTGATTAACGAAGTCTATAGGCAATATAATCCTAATCAATATCCATTTGTGTTTTTGAATGTCAATGTAGACAGAATTTCTGTAGATGTAAATGTTACTCCTGATAAGCGAAAGTTATTTCTAACTAAAGAAAAAGCTGTATTGGATGCACTTAAACATTCCTTGTTCAAAATGTTTGAAAGTATACCAAGAACATTAAGAGTTGAACCATCTGTTAGTACTACACAAACTACTAGTCAAAAAGTTGAACCTGAGCTGAGTCAACCCAGGATTTTTCAGTCATTTATAAGACAATTCAGTAACAAATCAGACACATTTGTAAATAATCAGACTGAAAATTCTGATAAATCAGAATTAAAGCGCAAATCTACAGCAAATTTAGATAGCTTTATagctaataaaaaaagttatacaTCTAAAATTGATGAAGTTCTTTCAGGACCTGAGATTAAGGCCGATAATAATGATTTGGAATCTGAATTCAATTTTACGAAATCTAATAAAAATTGTGATATCGAAATGATAAAGGAAATTGATAGTGTTAAGTTAGCTAAAAAAGAAGACATTACACAAAGAGATATACTGTATTTGGAGAATACAGATGAAATGCCAAACACTCAAATAAGAAATATATCTGATGTAGTGTTTGAACAATCACACACTATACGATGTAAACTCAAAGACATACAGTTAAAAACACCAAAACCAAAAATAAAGCAAGTTGTGACTGACAAAGAAGAATTAGGGCAAAATAATCGAAAGACTGTAAATTTGAAAACATCTTTAGAACATGTGAAAGCTTTAGTGGATATTTATAGTAAGAGAAGGAATAAATCACAACCAGATAGGATAAAGTTTAGGTCTGCAATAAATCCTGTATTTAATAAGAAATGTGAGGAAGAATTGAGCAGAGAAATCCGTAAAGATTCTTTTAAAAAGATGACAGTTGTTGGtcaatttaatttaggttttataattaCGCGTTTAGACGATGATCTTTTTATAATCGATCAACATGCTACAGACGAAATTTATAACTTTGAAACTTTGCAAAAAACAACTGAattaacaaatcaaaaacttgtAAT TCCACAGCAACTAGAGCTTACAGGTGTCAATGAGCAAATATTAATGGATAAccttgaaattttcaaaaagaatGGGTTCACTTTTAAAATAGATGAACACGCGCCACCCACTAAAAGAGTGAAACTTCTGACAATACCTATGTCTAAAAATTGGATGTTCGGAAAAGAAGACATAGAAGAACTACTTTTTATGTTAAGG GAAAATCAGTCTGAGTACTGCAGGCCAAGCAGAGTGAGAGCAATGTTTGCATCAAGAGCATGCAGGAAATCTGTGATGATAGGAACAGCTCTCAGTAGGGCAGATATGCGGGTCCTGATTGATCATATGGCAGAAATTGACAAACCATGG AACTGCCCTCATGGAAGACCTACAATACGACATCTTGTCAATTTGGCCATGGTTCAAACTAGTGAATCTACCTAA
- the LOC123868176 gene encoding glutamate-rich WD repeat-containing protein 1: MSNENEEQMESSSSESEDECMDDEERSNGEESGPKTYLPGQPLQEDEHLICDQSAYVMLHQAQTGAPCLSFDIITDTLGNDRQQFPMTAYLVAGTQASSAHLNNVLVVKMSNLHPTSKAEDEEDSDDDAEDDDDDEEEDEEKKPQMTFSFIKHQGCVNRIRATNFKNSVLAASWSELGNVDIWNITQQLQAVDEPALLERYNLDTVNNPVKPLFSFSGHQQEGFGMDWCPTAQGVLATGDCRRDIHIWKPNEGGTWTVDQRPLVGHTSSVEDIQWSPNERNVLATCSVDRTIRIWDTRAAPHKACMLVAENAHEKDINVLSWNSKEPFIASGGDDGFLHIWDLRQFPTSTPVGTFKHHTAPITSVEWHWTEPSVLASAGEDNQVAIWDLAVERDDEEVVDEELKNLPPQLLFIHQGQTDIKELHWHKQLPGVIVTTAHNGFNIFKTISV; encoded by the exons ATGTCTAACGAAAATGAAGAACAAATGGAGAGCAGTTCGTCTGAAAGTGAGGACGAATGTATGGATGATGAAGAACGGAGTAACGGCGAGGAATCCGGACCAAAGACCTATCTCCCTGGCCAGCCGTTACAAGAGGACGAGCACTTGATCTGTGACCAGTCTGCGTATGTTATGCTTCATCAAGCACAAACCGGCGCCCCATGCTTAAGTTTCGATATAATAACTGATACTCTTGGCAACGATAGACAGCAGTTCCCGATGACTGCGTACTTAGTTGCTGGCACCCAGGCTTCAAGCGCTCACctaaataa TGTTTTAGTAGTTAAAATGTCAAACTTGCATCCTACATCAAAAGCTGAGGACGAGGAGGATTCAGATGATGATGcagaagatgatgatgatgatgaagaggaGGATGAGGAGAAAAAACCACAGATGACATTCTCCTTTATAAAACACCAGGGCTGTGTTAATAGGATACGG GCTACAAATTTCAAAAACTCAGTTCTAGCTGCAAGCTGGTCTGAACTGGGCAATGTGGACATATGGAACATAACACAGCAGTTGCAAGCTGTGGATGAACCAGCCCTGCTTGAGCGGTACAATCTGGACACTGTCAACAACCCTGTGAAGCCTTTGTTCTCCTTCAGTGGTCACCAGCAAGAGGGCTTTGGTATGGATTGGTGCCCTACAGCACAAGGT GTGCTAGCAACAGGTGATTGTAGGCGAGACATTCATATATGGAAACCCAATGAAGGTGGCACTTGGACAGTTGATCAGCGCCCTCTGGTTGGACACACAAGTTCTGTTGAAGATATACAATGGTCACCTAACGAAAG GAATGTATTGGCAACATGTTCAGTTGACCGAACAATTAGGATATGGGACACAAGAGCAGCACCGCACAAGGCTTGCATGCTGGTAGCTGAAAATGCTCATGAGAAAGACATCAATGTCTTATCTTGGAACAGCAAAGAACCATTTATTGCAAGTG GGGGTGACGATGGCTTTCTCCACATATGGGACTTACGACAATTCCCGACCAGTACTCCAGTAGGCACGTTCAAGCACCACACAGCACCCATCACATCAGTGGAGTGGCACTGGACTGAGCCCAGTGTGCTGGCCTCGGCCGGTGAGGACAACCAGGTTGCAATCTGGGACTTAGCAGTTGAGAGAGATGATGAGGAAGTTGTTGATGAAGAGCTAAAG AATCTTCCTCCACAACTCTTGTTCATCCACCAAGGGCAAACAGATATCAAAGAACTTCACTGGCATAAACAACTTCCGGGTGTTATTGTCACAACTGCGCACAATGggtttaatatatttaaaactattagtgtatga
- the LOC123868483 gene encoding uncharacterized protein LOC123868483, which yields MDNLVRPCSPRQSRKRKSDPENWKRNVAKRERYSSKQLPERPRCGHDTKAFKCGTVSIADVKYFHDAFFKYKEKSKQDAFLLKYCKPKQIKRRRGTKGPQRQKLLQTKYTMYCSSQRCTIPICQQAFLRILHVTKHRVQTIMAHFFKTGTLLPENRGGNHKQHKFGEKLIAVKTFINSFNCEEAHYCRGKSKRFYLPAELSINKMFKMYNAQANENVKVKRGYFRTVFNNFYNLGFGSPRTDVCSTCLQYDELIKTHQKNDDLQKKTDCLIQKRVHKLRAKAFFQLVQEEQDGMITLSFDCQKNSPIPKLPDQSTYYSRQLYLYNFTIVQGSSKAALSPKNTFAYCWTEDKFAKSSNEIASAVYHRLCSTDWTDITKVRLIADGCGGQNKNTTMVGMLAKWLTSKAPSHVKNVEIVFPVVGHSFIPPDRVFGHIERDIRKREIIKNADGYLDIIKNYSTIIELGKGDCKVYDWRDSLKTVLKDVGSWHFAFQKSKRFYIRRTKSKVDVVVKGDLYYRVSDGKFGGITKKNKNMNMLNPPEIHSSGKVNSNKLTDVKKLLQTHYGDSWMDDEELVYFRNLILPVNNMNEDAIPLNDNENDTLCEFQDDSPDLKI from the exons ATGGATAATCTAGTACGACCCTGTTCACCTAGACAATCGAGAAAAAGGAAAAGTGATCCAGAAAATTGGAAAAGAAATGTGGCCAAGAGAGAGAG GTATTCATCGAAGCAACTTCCTGAGCGGCCAAGATGCGGACATGACACAAAAGCATTTAAATGTGGAACTGTTTCTATAGCTGATGTAAAATATTTCCATGATgccttttttaaatacaaagaaaaatCGAAGCAAGATGCAttccttttaaaatattgtaagcCAAAACAAATTAAGAGACGACGTGGAACAAAGGGTCCTCAAAGACAGAAACtcttacaaacaaaatatacaatgtACTGTTCAAGTCAAAGATGTACCATTCCAATATGTCAACAGGCATTTTTGAGAATTTTGCATGTAACAAAACACAGGGTTCAAACAATCATGGCACATTTTTTTAAGACTGGTACTTTATTACCTGAAAATCGAGGTGGCAATCACAAACAGCACAAATTTGGAGAAAAACTAATTGCAGTCAAAACTTTCATTAATTCCTTTAACTGTGAAGAAGCCCATTATTGTCGAGGGAAATCTAAACGATTTTATTTGCCAGCAGAACTTAGCATtaacaaaatgtttaaaatgtacaatGCCCAAGCAAATGAAAACGTAAAAGTGAAAAGAGGATATTTTAGAACCGTTTTCAACAATTTCTATAATTTGGGATTCGGATCACCGAGAACCGACGTGTGTTCAACGTGTCTTCAGTATGATGAATTGATTAAAACGCACCAAAAAAACGACgacctacaaaaaaaaaccgattgCCTAATACAGAAGAGAGTGCACAAATTGCGAGCGAAAGCTTTTTTTCAGTTAGTTCAAGAAGAGCAAGATGGCATGATAACACTTTCTTTTGATTGCCAAAAAAATAGTCCTATTCCAAAACTACCAGACCAAAGTACGTATTATTCCAGACaattgtatttgtataattttacaATAGTGCAGGGAAGTTCAAAAGCTGCACTGTCTCCAAAGAATACATTTGCCTACTGTTGGACCGAGGATAAGTTTGCAAAAAGCTCTAATGAAATAGCGTCAGCTGTTTATCATCGGCTTTGTTCGACAGATTGGACAGATATTACTAAAGTTCGTTTGATTGCGGACGGCTGCGggggccaaaataaaaataccaccATGGTGGGTATGCTTGCTAAATGGCTAACATCTAAAGCCCCAAGTCATGTGAAAAACGTAGAAATTGTATTTCCGGTTGTAGGACATTCCTTCATTCCTCCAGATAGAGTCTTCGGGCATATAGAACGAGATATCCGCAAAagggaaataataaaaaacgcTGATGGTTATTtggatattattaaaaattacagTACCATTATTGAATTAGGAAAAGGTGATTGCAAGGTTTATGATTGGAGAGATAGTTTAAAAACTGTCCTGAAAGATGTCGGTTCATGGCATTTTGCTTTTCAAAAGAGCAAGCGATTCTACATTAGGAGAACAAAAAGCAAAGTTGACGTTGTAGTTAAAGGGGATCTTTACTATAGAGTAAGTGATGGAAAATTTGGAGGCATAacaaaaaagaacaaaaatatgAACATGCTTAATCCGCCAGAAATTCATTCATCAGGGAAAGTTAACAGTAATAAATTGACAGATGTCAAAAAACTATTGCAAACGCACTACGGAGACAGCTGGATGGATGATGAAGAGCTTGTGTATTTCAGAAATTTGATTCTGCCTGTAAATAATATGAACGAGGATGCTATCCCCTTAAATGACAACGAAAATGATACACTTTGCGAATTCCAAGATGATTCCCCAGACTTAAAAATATGA